The genomic stretch acatcctcaaatctctaatgagaaaagaattaattgttgtcaaatgcttaaagcattaaaagaggagtccattatctcgttgtctatgttgtcccggtatggatgtctaagttgagaataatcaaaagcgagaaatccaaatgcgagctttctccttagacctttgtacaggcggcatagaggtacccctttgtgaaacttggttaaagcatatgtattgcggtgataatccaggtagtccaagctaattaggacaaggtgcgagcactattagtacactatgcatgaggcttgcaacttataagatataatttacatgatgcatatgctttattactaccgttgacaaaattgtttcatgttttcaaaatcaaagctctagcacaaatatagcaatcgatgctttcctctttgaaggaccattcttttactttcattgttgagtcggcttcacctatctctctccacctcaagaagcaaacacttgtgtgaactgtgcattgattcctacatatttgcatattgcatttgttatattgctttgcattgacaattatccatgagatatacatgttataagttgaaagcaaccgctgaaacttaatcttcttttgtgttgcttcaatacctttactttgaattattgctttatgagttaactcttatgcaagacttattgatgcttgtcttgaagtgctattcatgaaaagtctttgctttatgattcacttgtttactcatgtcatacacattgttttgatcgctgcattcactacatatgctttacaaatagtatgatcaaatttatgatggcatgtcactccagaaattatctgtgttatcgttttacctgctcgggacgagcagaactaagcttggggatgctgatacgtctccgacgtatcgataatttcttgtgttccatgccacattattgatgttatctacatgttttatgcacactttatgtcatattcgtgcattttccggaactaacctattaacaagataccgaagtgccagctcctcgttttctgctgtttttggtttcgaaatcctagtaacgaaatattctcgaatcggacgaaatcaacgcctgagtTCCTATTTTTTCCCGAACCATCCGAACACTCGAGAGctgccggagatgggccgtggggccccacaccacacccgggcgcgggccaggccccggccgcgccacctggtggtgagggcaccccggtgaccccccgcgccgcctcttcgcctataaagagcccccggatcgaaaacccgataccaattgacgaaacccacgaaacctgccgagccgccgccatcgcgaagccaagatccgggggacaggatctctgtttcggcaccctgccgagcgggaagtgccccggaaggcttctccatcgacaccgctgccatctccaccgccatcttcatcaccgccgctgctcccatgaggagggagtagttctccatcgaggctcggggctgtaccggtagctatgtggttcatctctcttccatgtacttcaatacaatgatctcattgagattcatatgagtttgtatcacaatttatctatgtgctactctagtgatgtgttattaaagtagttttattcctcctacacgtgtgtaaaggtgacagatgcgtgcaccgtgttagtacttggtttatgctatgatcatgatctcttgaagattgcgaagttaactattgctatgataatattgatgtgatctattcctcctacatatgcatgaaggtgacagtgtgcatgctatgctagtacttggtttagtctcgttgatatatcttacactaaaggttactaaaacatgagcattattgtggagcttgttaactccggcattgagggttcatgtaatcctacgcaatgtgttcatcatccaacaaaagtgtagagtatgcatttatctcgttcgttatgtgatcaatgttgagagtgtccactagtgaaagtctaatccctaggccttgttcctaaatactgccgagttactaccgcttgtttactcgttttaccgtgttactactcgccgcaatattaccaccatcaactacacgccagcaagcacttttctcggcaccgttactactgctcatacttatttataccacctgtatttcactatctcttcgccgaactagtgcacctattaggtgtgttggggacacaagagacttcttgctttgtggttgcagtggttgcatgagagggatatctttgacctcttcctccctgagttcgataaaccttgggtatccacttaagggaaacttgctgctgttctacaaacctctgcacttggaggcccaacactgtctacaagaatagaagctcccgtagacatcacgatcccacgccatccccggcctccCGGGGAGCTTTCGGGGACTccagacgaaacaaaagcgcgcgtggccccaacttgtcggcgacaatggcctgggtttgtacggcaataccctcgtcttcccgatctacggcaataccctcgtcgaacgaaagctttgaactctcaagtggtgcaacatagatagattatatatatttcgaatataattcgaataaacataaaaattacatataaaaactttaaaacaaacttaaactacttcttcttcctacatggccccgcctcatcgtcgtggcggcgacgctccggctcgtcacctcctcgtcggaggaagttgagtcctcctcctcgccggtgtcctcggcctcttcgtcgtcctcctcctgctcgctcctcctcctcttcctcggcctcttcctcggcctcgctccttggcctcttcgtcctcctcctcgtcgccatcccatgcgtcctcctcctcgtcgtcatcccattcgtcctcgccggccggcggggCGAATCGTCGCCGCTCGGACGATGCGgctttatcccaccaatggcgccatccaggcggcttccctcgccgtcggtgtccgatggccaagagagatcgctcatggttgacggaggatggtgaggagagaaacggatgaatggcgtcggccgtcggaaaccgtatatgtaggtctctcgacgaagagagcggcggttgctcttccgcggagttcgtgctccattacggcggttctcgcatcgaggccacttcgaccgttcccgacgagtcgtttcggctctccggaCCACTTCACGACGGCTTCAATGCGTCGAGggcactccgacgattgcccttcccggtgactgcaccgtcgctatgcacgcggtgggtgcgcgtcgaaggcgaccatgggctcgcgggctgggaaaatgggcctccccaggccacaaaatacatccatccggcgctaaataacgccggatttcggcctggagagccccaacggctggggatgctcttagtcccacatgaaaagttggaaggaagttagaccaccttataaggtgggttgttccactacTAATAAGTGAGtaagggtgacttcttttggacTTATGCTTATGGATAAGCTGGCTTATGGGTTTCGGTGGGGAGAAACTGTGGTGGAAAAAACTCTAAGAAACTGGTTCTTTctattcttttgggcttatgAAATTTAAGCTTATTTGTTGTGTTGAGCTGTGAAATGTCTGAAGTACCCCTTAATTTGTTATGTGCCCTAAGTGAAGCGATGATACCTTAAGTATGGTAGTTTTTAGAAGAAAATGAGCTAAAGAATCACCAAAAAATGAGAACTAAATCAATTAGCAGATCCACTACCTAGCAAACGAATACTGCACATCCAACTAGCACCACAACACGTGGGTTGAGAGCGACGCCTGCTGGACACTGTGAGATGACGAGCCTCCTGCCTTCGTCCTGCTCGAGCGGTCGACGGAGCTCCTGCTCTACGCGGGCGATTTCCTGGTCGAGCTGCTGGTTGACGCAGAATGGAGAGTGGCGGCAGGCTGGCGGCGAATGCGCCGAAGAGGTCTGGCGGCGGCAGAGAGGAACCCTAGCTCGCCACGTTCAGGATGCGGGAGTCCCTGCAATGTGCGATGCGGGAGCAGTTGTGTTGTTATTTCCGCTTTTTGTTCCAACAAGGCCGAAGCGTTTTCTACTGGAGTGGCTttctgttgtaaatataattgaaTAGAGGGGCAGTTCACTATAGCGTTTCGGCTTTCTAAATGAGAAGCTCGGAAACTGGTCTGAtacagattctgcaattgcactaCCCAATAGCTTCTCAGTGGAAATAAGCTCTCCTTAAACTGGAGACTTCTTTTCAGCTTCAGCTGTCCACCACCTAGAAGCTAACTAAGAAGTCCAAAAGAAGTCACTCTAAGAATAGGAGTggttcacgcgcgctcctcctcctcctcgctcgctcgtctcgtctcgacacgacgcggcgcgctcgtggtgagtggattgagcctcgagccgagacttttcttactttttgcagctcaggaaaacgaacagagttctAGACGGACGCATCGTAGTTAGTTGGTTCGGGTCGCTTCCggactatctgtaaccgactcgaaaacgTGCGTGCGGCCGAAGTCAAAGCTAGGTGAAAGCCAAAAGCGAGAGAGAAGACAAAAGTGAATTCTAGTTTTTAGCTTCCTACTTCCTATTTAGTAGATTTTCATCTGGATTACCACATTTAGTGAAAGCTTTGCCACCGTTTACCCCTTCTAACATTCCAGGTCATTATGTACACGGCGCTGGCCATGTCGCAATTTTTGTCCTCTTTTATTCCTATGCTGGAACCGATTCACCTCACCAAACATGGAACGTGCGGGACGAAGAGGGATGACTCTTTTGTGTCCCCTGACCTAGTCTGACCCAAACCAAATTCCACCGCTTTATCTAGGCTAGTGAGAATCAGTGGAGTCGAACCGGTTTGAGTGCAAAAAAAAACCAGGAGATAAACCATGAATTGGCATGCCACATGTACCTAATTTAATGACCAGCGGCCTACATGTGGTAAGAACagagaaaactttcaacaatggagTAAACCCGATGAAAATACTAAATGAGGCAATTCGTGTCAACAATGGGAATGTAAGCTGGAATTCACCCCTAAATATAAGAAAAGGCCATATACAATCAAGTATGAACTACAACAAAGTCATGAAACTTTAACTAAGCAGTTCAATACTCAAAAGTGCAGTAGTCCTAGGATTTAGCATATTGTAACAATACTGGCCTTGCCACGTAAAATATGATGCAGTCCAcacaaattcatgtttgttatttgcGAGTAGCACATTATTAGGTAAATATTTGTGAGTAGTCCATGATCAATGGTTCAAATCCTAGGTACAATGATGTTTGTGTGTGATGGCTTTAAGATGGCAAGGAAATATCCGTTAAGGTGGTGCTTATCGTGTTATGAATATGTGTACCATTTGTGCTACCGTTGGATTCATAATTAATTAGCAAACAGTGAGGTGTCCGAGTCAAACTGGCCTATGTTTATAGATAACAATGGACGAGACAAAAACCTGGTAGTCTCAACACGAGAAGGCGCTCCGCTAATTACCTGCCGAGAAGTAACTGAATGGTCACCACATGTTTGTCTAATTGTCTTGTACCACGTTGAATCAATATCTGGGTAAGCGTCAATACGTGTGTCAAGTTGGATCCCACTTTtatcccacttgtagtataatttgattttttagtataaattttgacatcaaaatttgaactacatagtacaaaataacatcccaccgggatcccaccttgacaccctatcCATGAACCAATGGGTCAACAAGTTTGTTGTACCTCGTTAACAAATTGTTGTTTGCCCTCGTTAACAGTCATATATCTCGTATGAACAACGTGCATCTTCGATTTTGAATAGAAGAAAGTCTCAAGGGTTTAGAGAAACCACAAACCATATCGCGGATACAGCTCCACGCAACTTTCTCTGTGACACATTGGAATAAGTTGTTATAAACATCCTCAGACAGAAGAGCACAACGTCCTTCAGGCCCTGCATCAGCCGCTTTGATGTTTGTTTTTTGCTGGAGTTGGGAGTTctcagttgtaccataattttgaTGAGACTGTCACTGTACTGTTTATAAGTTTGTGGCTAATTGGCCACAAATGCATAATACTCCAGGATTAGTGGAGATTGCCAGTGTTTCTTTTGTAAATGTACGACGCTGAGAAGTAAAGGTAAGCAAGAAGCTCCAGCGCAGTGAGCGCAGCAAGCAGCAGGTAGAAGTAGTCCAGATGCCCCCGGTTGAGGTTGTCGGCAAACCAGCTCGTACCACCATCCCTCCTCGTCACACCGTCGATGGCTGAGATAAGAaagctgctgatgaagctgccAACTCCGAGGACGCTCAGGTAGAGCGCGAGCCCGAGGCTCTTGAGCTCGCCAGGCATCTGGTCGTAGAAGAACTCCTGCATGCCCACCAAGGTGAACACATCCGCCGCGCCGAGGAGCACGTACTGTGGCACCATCCACCACAGGCTCATGGGGACCACCGCGTCTGGCACATCCACCACGCCGGCATCCATTGCCGCCCTCAGCCGCCTCATCTCCACCAGCGTGGCGACCACGAGAGCAGCCAGTGCCAGGGCCATGCCCGTGCCGATCCGCTGGAGCATGGTGATGCCTGAGGCCACGCCGGTGATCCTGCGCGCCACGGGCACCAGGACGCGGTCATACAGCACGACGCAGATGATGATGCTCACACCCAAGAAGCACTGCATCGCTGCGGGTGGTATCTGAAACAAGGACGACCCGACCCTCCTGTCCAGGGTTGCTGCCTGCTTCGTGAAAAGCGTCGGCGACTGCGCGAACACCACGCCATAGAGCAGGCAAGCCGCCCATATAGGGAAAAGCCTCGCCAGGCCCCTCACCTCCTCCGCGAGCACATCGTTCTCTGCGTCTTCGCCGTGCTCTACCATGGTGCCATCCTCTGATGATCTCTTGCGCCACACCCTAAAAACTTCACCGGCACGCGAGAACGCGCTGCCATCCTTGCCAGAACCGGAGTCGTAGAACCTGTACGTCCTTGTGCCGAGCAGGAAGAGGACGAGCGCGAGCAGCATGATCGTGCACGGCACGCCGAAGCCAAGGCCCCAGCTGACGTTGTCCTGGACGTAGCTCATGATCGCGACGGCCACGGTGGCACTCGAAGAGACACCGAAGTACCACCAGTTGAAGAAGGAGCTCCGTGATGACGACTCGATGGGGTCCGTGGCGTCGAACTGGTCGGCGCCGAAGGCCTGCACGCAGGGCTTGTGGCCGCTCTGCGCGAAAGCCACCAGGTAGAGCGAGACGTAGAAGAAAGCCGTCTGGAGGGAGGAAGACGGGCATTCTGACCGGCCGCCAGCGGAGATGTCGCACTGTTGGCTGCCAGGTGATAGGAACATGGAGGAGAGCGTCAGCAACCCTAGGCCCTGTAGATTGACAATTTATAATTGTGAGTTGCTTGACTTTCGCATACATAATATTTGTGATCATTGGGAGATTGATTTCgcatatatataatatataattTGGATGCAAGTCTGATGGATAAAATACATGGGGAATTCATGTCACAATTCAAGTTACAATTGTTCTTTCTTTGGAACTGTCAAAATGTACCAAAAATATCGGTTCATATCATCTACCAGCTGTATAGAACAATTGTGTTCTTCGACACACAAAAAAAAAGCACAAGAGTAAGGTATTAATAAAATGACACAGCATGTGGCTGGCTCGCTCGTATTGGTTTTCCAACATCTAAGGTAACATTGAGGTCAGGCAGCAGCCTAAACTGCGGCAGTTCTTTCATCCATGCTCAGGAGCCTTGTGTTTGGCGATGAATTTGGAGTATCCAGTCCACGTAGCTGCTTGTTCCAGCCATCTGATCCTCGACAAGGTTGGACAAAAGCAAGAAGCTTTCTCTGGGCTGCTCGCCTTGCCGTACCACACGGGGTAGCTGGTAACACGAAGAATCCTTCCCCCTTAGGGTTCTTAGTACTGTCATGAAATTTCTCGAGTGATTGTTGTCACATTCTGTCAACTGGACCTTTGATAGATCAGGGATATTTGCCAAGCTGACTCCAAAGACATCGTTCACAACCTCAGGTTGGAGCATCCTACCTAACCATACTAGGAAGGTGAATCCATCATCAAGAAGATATAAACCAGCAGAGTCTAGGCACTGCAAGGTTAATGGCGATCGCCTCAAGGACCCATCAATCCTATCTTGCTCCATTGTCAATACTTCATCAAGCCTGTACAAAGAAGGATAAATAAAATTGAGCAGCCTCTTCGCAGGCAGTATCATCATACTGAAACCAGCAGCACAACGTTCATCAAGAGAGACATCAGCATAACCGCCACGCAGAGCAAGAGATTTGCACAAGGCCAGGATGTATAACGGCAAGTATCTTAATGATTCTGGATATATCAGTCTCCCTCCTATTCGGTGCTGTACAACATATAGGCTCCGGTATTCTTTCAAACTTCTGACAAGCTTTAACTGCAGTTGTTGTCGGACACTATCCAGCTTATCAGAGAGTGAGTTTTCAACAGCGATTCTAGCCAACAATGACACAATGGCACCAGTATCTGCTTGACGATACATTTCACCAAGATCTGTGACCACAGGTGCAGCTGCTGTATGCACCCTGATACGTCTTTCACCAGAAGATGATGTATATAGCAATGCCACTTGGAAGTATACAGTCTGTGTGGTCATTAGGCTCTCCTCTAAAGACAGTTGCATTGCGAATGCTTTATCAGGGTCAACAGCTGGAAGAGCTAACAAATCTGTGGTCCTTAGCATGAAATGACCATGATATGTTGTGAAACGCACCCCTTTTCCACATCTGACACGCATAACAGATTCCCAAGCAGTCTCCCGAGTAAGGTTTCTGCTAAGCTCGTGGTTAAGTTTATCCCCATGAGTAGTTGCATCGAAAGATGGATAATGGTACACCTGACCACCAGTATACTTTGCCAGAGAACCTAAGGAAGCTACATCACAATATCTGTCACTCAAAGAAAAGACGTCCACAGCGATCTGATTTTTTGTGAACTCTGCAGCCATCTGTTTATAAAAGGCGTCTTCTGGTACCCTCAGAATATGCTCCTTATCTGTTCCATATGCACGGACATCATCTCCTCGAAGTCTCAAACGGCCAATACCAAGCGATGGCAACGTACTCTGGAAGACAAGCAACTTTCCCCCAAATTGACCCATAACCATGAGTGCTGCCTTAAGTGCAGGACCAAGAGCAGATTCTACATTTGCATTGTCATCAAACATACTGGGCAAGCTATCGAGAAATGACTCGACAACCTGTCTAGAGTCCACCAAATTAACCAAGAGATCCTCAGGCAATGGTAGGAAAACATCGTCCAAATCAGCAACCACCATCATTTGAGGTTGACTCAAGGAAGACTTGAAACTGTGGAAGTGTAGTGTGCTGTCAAAGGTTACGAATCCAATTTGTGTCCGTGGAAAGGCCACAAGATCACCAAGGCATGATTTGATGGTCTTTGCAACTACCTCTAGCAGCCCACTTTGAACTGCAGATACTGAGACATCAATAAGAAATAAATATGAAGGCGGCATTGGTGGCCGAACCATATATTCCGTAGGAGCAACAAACTCAACTGTTCCCTTACAAAGTTCCGGCCTTTGATCTGTATCATATCTTCTGCCACCGGCATCAAGAGCACAAAAGTACTCACCAGGAACATCATTGAGCAAGGAGCAAAGGTTGCAGCGCCACTTCCTTCCAGCATCCGCAAAAGTAACATACGGGTTAATATATGTCCTGCATCTTCGGCAACGGATTACGCCAGCCGACTCAAAGTCGACAACTGGCACTTCCTCCCCATCAGGCGATTTCGCGAGAGGGTGTACCACGGCCCCAAGGGGCAAATGCCACCTGGAGACCAATGACTGGGACGCCGGGATAGCGTGGGTTGTCAGCCGGAAGTACCTCGGGTGGCAGTTCATCGGGTATGCCTCCAAAACCttcgcgggctcctcgtcgccatCCAATGGCCGCGGCAGCCCTTTTACATCAACACCCAGGTCAAGCGTTCCAGGCGGAAACCTCAGCGACAGAGACTGGAAGTCCTCCACTAAGCTCTGGGGCGCGCCCATCGGAGGGCCCGTGGTAGGATTAACTGCCTGGTTACCATAACCGGACAGTGGCCCCATGGGAGGCGGCGGCATGGTCTGCATTGGCTGTTGAAACCCTGGCCGGTTCATCGGGAACTGTGGGTTGGAAGGAGGGCCACCAGGGTAGTTACCTtgcacgggcggcggcggctgcgattgtaccggcggcggcggcctcacgTAAGTTGGTGGAGGCATGGTACTCCATGTGGGCGATTGTGGCTGCGGGGGAGCCGATGGCAGTGGGCGGTAAGGCGGAGGTGCTGTGGCATAAGGGACCTGAGATGGCGGCGCGGCAGAGTACGGGACCTGAGCCGGCGGGGGCGCGGAGAAAGGTCTCTGGGAAGGAGGCGCTGTTCCGAAGGGTCCCTGGGACGGGGGTGCAGCGCCAAAGGGCCCCTGCGGTGGAGCCACGGTGGAGAAGGGTCCGCCCAGAGGCGGCGGTGCCGTGCCGAACGGCCCTTGAGGCGGAGGTGCGGTGGCGAAAGGTCTCTGGGGCGGTGGTCCGGCGCCGAAGGGCCCCTGAGTTGGGGCGGGGCCCCTGTACCCACCCATTgccgcgggcggcgcggccccgaacGGCGGCCCAGGGGGAGCAGCCGCCTGCGGGACCGGCGAGCCCTGATGGAGCGGCGATGGGGCGAACGGGCCGGGAGTGCCACCGGGGCGCACGAGCGGAGTAGCGCC from Lolium rigidum isolate FL_2022 chromosome 4, APGP_CSIRO_Lrig_0.1, whole genome shotgun sequence encodes the following:
- the LOC124707455 gene encoding protein NRT1/ PTR FAMILY 5.10-like, producing the protein MAPESESGSSAPLLRVGSGHRRATGGWRSALFIIWVEVAERFAYYGISSNLISYLTGPLGESTAAAAAAVNAWSGAASMLPLLGAAVADSWLGRYRTIVASSLLYIMGLGLLTLSSMFLSPGSQQCDISAGGRSECPSSSLQTAFFYVSLYLVAFAQSGHKPCVQAFGADQFDATDPIESSSRSSFFNWWYFGVSSSATVAVAIMSYVQDNVSWGLGFGVPCTIMLLALVLFLLGTRTYRFYDSGSGKDGSAFSRAGEVFRVWRKRSSEDGTMVEHGEDAENDVLAEEVRGLARLFPIWAACLLYGVVFAQSPTLFTKQAATLDRRVGSSLFQIPPAAMQCFLGVSIIICVVLYDRVLVPVARRITGVASGITMLQRIGTGMALALAALVVATLVEMRRLRAAMDAGVVDVPDAVVPMSLWWMVPQYVLLGAADVFTLVGMQEFFYDQMPGELKSLGLALYLSVLGVGSFISSFLISAIDGVTRRDGGTSWFADNLNRGHLDYFYLLLAALTALELLAYLYFSASYIYKRNTGNLH
- the LOC124707453 gene encoding protein transport protein Sec24-like At3g07100, yielding MGGYRGPAPTQGPFGAGPPPQRPFATAPPPQGPFGTAPPPLGGPFSTVAPPQGPFGAAPPSQGPFGTAPPSQRPFSAPPPAQVPYSAAPPSQVPYATAPPPYRPLPSAPPQPQSPTWSTMPPPTYVRPPPPVQSQPPPPVQGNYPGGPPSNPQFPMNRPGFQQPMQTMPPPPMGPLSGYGNQAVNPTTGPPMGAPQSLVEDFQSLSLRFPPGTLDLGVDVKGLPRPLDGDEEPAKVLEAYPMNCHPRYFRLTTHAIPASQSLVSRWHLPLGAVVHPLAKSPDGEEVPVVDFESAGVIRCRRCRTYINPYVTFADAGRKWRCNLCSLLNDVPGEYFCALDAGGRRYDTDQRPELCKGTVEFVAPTEYMVRPPMPPSYLFLIDVSVSAVQSGLLEVVAKTIKSCLGDLVAFPRTQIGFVTFDSTLHFHSFKSSLSQPQMMVVADLDDVFLPLPEDLLVNLVDSRQVVESFLDSLPSMFDDNANVESALGPALKAALMVMGQFGGKLLVFQSTLPSLGIGRLRLRGDDVRAYGTDKEHILRVPEDAFYKQMAAEFTKNQIAVDVFSLSDRYCDVASLGSLAKYTGGQVYHYPSFDATTHGDKLNHELSRNLTRETAWESVMRVRCGKGVRFTTYHGHFMLRTTDLLALPAVDPDKAFAMQLSLEESLMTTQTVYFQVALLYTSSSGERRIRVHTAAAPVVTDLGEMYRQADTGAIVSLLARIAVENSLSDKLDSVRQQLQLKLVRSLKEYRSLYVVQHRIGGRLIYPESLRYLPLYILALCKSLALRGGYADVSLDERCAAGFSMMILPAKRLLNFIYPSLYRLDEVLTMEQDRIDGSLRRSPLTLQCLDSAGLYLLDDGFTFLVWLGRMLQPEVVNDVFGVSLANIPDLSKVQLTECDNNHSRNFMTVLRTLRGKDSSCYQLPRVVRQGEQPRESFLLLSNLVEDQMAGTSSYVDWILQIHRQTQGS